From the genome of Gryllotalpicola protaetiae:
TTCGGGCCCGACACGGGGCACGACCTTCCAGCGGTCGGCGGGTACACGCTGCCGCTCGCGCCGTTGCTGCGCGACTTCGGAACGGCCCCCGGCTTCCACCTCGTGCTGTTCACCGTCGACGAGAGCCTCTTCAGCCGCGAGATCGCCCCGCTTGCCGGGTTCTACCCGAGCGTGTACGCGGGGGCGCCGTGGTGGTTCCTCGACTCCCCCGCGGCGATCGCCCGATATCGCGGCTCGATCACCGACGCGGCCGGCTTCGGCAAGACGAGCGGGTTCATCGACGACACGCGGGCGTTCTGCTCGATCCCGGCCAGGCACGACATGTCGAGGCGGGCGGATGCCGCGTTCCTGGCGTCGCTCGTCACGACCCACCAGCTGAGCGAAGACGACGCGCTCGCGGTCGCCCGCCGACTGGTCGACGGGCAGCCCCGGGGCGTGTTCAAACTGTGAGCTAGTTGCCGCTCGGCACGCCCGAGCTCTGCAACGCGGCCGTCTCGTGGAAGTCGTCGTAGCTGAGGCTGTCGGCCTGCGCCCCCACGAGGCCGAGCACCGTGTGCCCCTGGCCGAGCAGCGTCATGAGCGCCTCGAGCGTCAGCGGATTGGCCGCGAGGCTCTGCTCGAGCCCCACTCCGTCGCCGTACTGCGTGCCGATGCGGTCGACCCAGATCACCGCGTGCCCCTTGAGGGTCATGCCGCTGGTGTCGAGGTTCACCAGCTCTTGGCGGTTGCTCGAGTCGAGGTGGAAGTTGCCGATGGTGAGCTGGTCGCACTCGATGCGGATCGCTGTCGCGCGGCTGCCGTTCGCGAGCGGCACGGTCACGACGCCCGCCTGGCTCGGCCCGGAGATCTGGATGGAGTCACCCCAGGTGTTGGCCGACGGCGTCGTGAAGATGCCGTGGTCGTTGTCGGCGCCGAGGGCCACGAGCGGTGTCTGCGTGGTCGGGTCGCTGGCGGCCGGCGGCTGCGTGACAGGCTGCTGGCCGGGGGCGGGCACGGAGCCGCCGCTCTGCCCGGGCACCTGGATGATGGTGCCGCCCGGGCCGGTCTGCACGGGGGATCCACCCGAGCCCGAGGACGAGCCATCACCGGTTGACGGGGGCGCGCTCGGAGCAGACGTCGACGGCGTCGGCGACGGGCTCGACGACGGTGAGCAGATGATGAGCAGCACGCAGCCCGCCTGCACGGCCGACGCGTCGGCGGCCTGCGCCGACTGCGGCGCGACGGCAGCCGCGGCGAGGGCGAGCGCCGCGACGGCAGCGGCCGCTCCGCCGCGCAGCACGCGACGGCCGCGCGGTGCAGCCTCGGTCGCGGACGCCCGCCTGCCCGTTTCACCGGGCTTGCCGAGCGAAGGCGGGATGACGGGCTCTGCGTGCCCGTCTCCGTGCAGCACCCGCGAGTGAACGGATGCCTCGCGAGGCTGTTCGGCCGCGGCATCCGCCCCTGGGTCAGCCTCCACCGCCTGCTTCCTGGGCATCCACGCCACCGCGAGCACGCCGCCCACTGAGGACAGCAGCATGCCGATGATGAAGCCGCCCAGGTTCACGCCGATCAGCGAGTACAGCGAGAGCAGCAGGGCGATGATGCCGTAGAAGATGCGATGCACCGGCATGAGCAGGATCAGCACTGCGAGCAGCACCAGCACGGCCGGGATCACCGCCGCCTGCAGCCCCTCGAGCCCCAGCTGCACGTGGATCTTTCCGATGTCGAGCTGGCCGGAGAAGAACTCTTCGATGCCGCCGAGCGCGATGAGCACCGCGCCCCAGAAGGGTCGCTCGGTGCGCCATCGCGTGAAGGCGGCGCGTCGCGTCGTCACGAGTGACCGCCGCTTACTTGCCGGGGCAGCCGCTGCCGTCTGTGACGACCTTGAGGTGCATGTCGGACAGCGCCAGCGTGCCCGCGGTCGTGCTGTACGCGACCTGCGAGAAGTTCTTCAGCGTGATGCCCTGGGAGTCCTGGGCGAAGTCGCCCGCTGAGCCCTTGGCGTCGGTGATCACCGACGCGGCATCCGCGCCGATGCGGATGTTGTTGAAGACCGCGTCGCCCTTGAGGTCGGTCATGCCGATCTGCAGGTTCTGCGCCTTGACCGGGTTGCCGGCCTGGTCGCCCGCGGTGATGACCAGGCCCACCTTGCCGAGCGGCGTGTCGGTCACGACCGACTGGCACAGGTTGGCGATCGTCGCGGTGCCGATGTTCGCGATCGCGACGGGCACCTGCTTGCCGTCCTGCAGCTTGGCGACGCCGCCGTACTGCGAGAACGAGGTGCCGTCGAGCTCGGTGCCGCCCATGGTGAAGGACTGACCCGAGATGGAGAACGAGACGGGAACGGCGCCCTGAGCGACACCGCCCATGACGACCGCCGCCGCGATTCCGACCGGAACGGCGACCATCGCGATGCGCCCCCCGCGCGAGTTCACGATGCTCTTGAAGTTCATTGCTCCCCCTTGAGACTGGTGACAAGACAACTCTGTCGTGCCCCGTTGAGGTTACAAGGCTATTGACAAACGGTCAAATAAGGGGGCGGCGCGGCGCGCGGGTCGATCGGGCGCAAATGGGTCGATGGGGCATACGGATGCCCGCAGTGGGATGCGCCCGATCGACTCAACTGCGCCCGAGCGGCGCGGCGCGCCTTAGCCTCGCGCGTGAGCAGCCAGTTCGACGACGGCGAGGCAGCTGCGCTCGAGGAACGCGACGAGCTCGTCGTGAGTGAGCTCGTGGTTCACAGCCCCGTCGACGAG
Proteins encoded in this window:
- a CDS encoding DUF6114 domain-containing protein, encoding MTTRRAAFTRWRTERPFWGAVLIALGGIEEFFSGQLDIGKIHVQLGLEGLQAAVIPAVLVLLAVLILLMPVHRIFYGIIALLLSLYSLIGVNLGGFIIGMLLSSVGGVLAVAWMPRKQAVEADPGADAAAEQPREASVHSRVLHGDGHAEPVIPPSLGKPGETGRRASATEAAPRGRRVLRGGAAAAVAALALAAAAVAPQSAQAADASAVQAGCVLLIICSPSSSPSPTPSTSAPSAPPSTGDGSSSGSGGSPVQTGPGGTIIQVPGQSGGSVPAPGQQPVTQPPAASDPTTQTPLVALGADNDHGIFTTPSANTWGDSIQISGPSQAGVVTVPLANGSRATAIRIECDQLTIGNFHLDSSNRQELVNLDTSGMTLKGHAVIWVDRIGTQYGDGVGLEQSLAANPLTLEALMTLLGQGHTVLGLVGAQADSLSYDDFHETAALQSSGVPSGN
- a CDS encoding DUF6230 family protein; the protein is MNFKSIVNSRGGRIAMVAVPVGIAAAVVMGGVAQGAVPVSFSISGQSFTMGGTELDGTSFSQYGGVAKLQDGKQVPVAIANIGTATIANLCQSVVTDTPLGKVGLVITAGDQAGNPVKAQNLQIGMTDLKGDAVFNNIRIGADAASVITDAKGSAGDFAQDSQGITLKNFSQVAYSTTAGTLALSDMHLKVVTDGSGCPGK